In Engraulis encrasicolus isolate BLACKSEA-1 chromosome 2, IST_EnEncr_1.0, whole genome shotgun sequence, the sequence CAACGCAGACCATTATGATCTGGGGCATTGATAAACCTATCTTTCTAATGAGAAGAACTTCCACATAATGTCTTCAtaaatgtaaggactgttgtatttcttttttttcccttgcttGATTTCCTTTGGGAGTAGTAAAGCATCTGTATTCTACTCTGCTTGTCTATTTAGAGAACCACCTTAAGTGTCTTTATTTTTGGAGTGTCGGCTAGCCTATCCTGGGGGGACCATTATTTCCTCTAAGCCCTGAACCACAGCAGGATCCACTCAGTCACCCACAGCGCTGCGCTACAGTCATCCTGTGAGAATCTAGCCAGTGATGACTAGCCTGAGCTGGGGGAGATCATCTGCTACGTATGCACCACACGTAGACTAGCGCTTACCGCAGCTCACCCTGCAGTCCACATAGTGGCATGACGTAATGACTGCACACACGGCCCATTCACCTCCAAATCTGCTCAAGTGGGCCTGAACTTGGGCCGATATATATATACGCCATCTGTCTTCAGACAATGAATTGATACACCATTTAATCATGAAGCAATCTAAGACTCTCATCGTTTTTGTTAACATCACAATGGTGTGTATCCAGGCCTAGTTGTCATATGCCTGTctacgtaggcctatatatctggtTAATAACCTGTCGTGTCTGCAATATCAGTTTGGAGGAAAAGCTAAAATTTTGTCCAAAATAATCAAATGGTATCTAACATGTGATGTAAAATTCAACACCCTAAAGCTGCTGTTCATGCAGAGTACTTCCATGCGGCTTACACATTATAACAGTCCTCTTCAACAGTGACACTTTGGCACCACCTGCTGGGGAAGCTCCTTCAGGTTCGTTGGTCACTACATGGGAAAAGGAGAAATTTTGCTATCTtttagcggtaacactttacttgatagCACCCTTAAGACTGACATGACATTGACCTCGTTtacattatattttttaattcagAACTAATAATTTGAAATTAAATAATTCCATCGAGTTTACatagcactttcatttaattccgaattgggaAGTTTTCAAATTAAGATTCATTCAGAATGAaatttattctgaattaaatgtctcatgtcaaGGCCATTGTCATAACTATTACATAACACTGCCATGATGAACATTAATGAATGTCAATGACTCTGTTGTCATTATTGTCGTGCTGTAAATCATGTGACTTTTTTATTGTCAATCTGACATTGTTTGGGATGTCTGTTATTACAACTTTACCATGTTAATGACAGATGTTATGTAATAGTTATTACAAGGTTATGCCAGTCTTatgaacgggggggggggggtatggttgGGTCAaggaaagtgttaccattttagcTGCCACTTCTCTTGCAAACAATTTCCTACATAGTAAAGCAATGTGTATGCTGGGCAATTCGGCTGTATGAAAAATTATATGGGAGGGTGATGCTCATTCTCATATTCTCCACACTGTGTTCCTTGTCTCCCATTATGCCACAGCATGGGAAGGGATCGATAAACATTCTGGCCCAGTGAATGCATGTTCGCCCATCATTCAGCTTGCAGGTTTCCTTTAAAAAATATCCCACGTCATTTCACCGATTTTGctgcattaggctatataacagaGCAAAATGCTGGCAGGGGCTTTTAAGCCAATTGAGTTTCATTCCAAAATGAAAATGACAATTGACTTTTATGGCTTGTCAAATCACTAAGACAGAAATGTGGACTTTGGTCACAGAACCAGTTTGACTAGGGTTAATTCAGATGAAATCATGCTTTATTTGTCTCTGTGTTGAATTCAGTTGTAGAATGGAATGGGGCTGATATGACTTATATACATTACTTCTGCTAATACACATGTTGGCTGATGTGCATTGTATCTTCTCATCTGTACATGATACAGTATTTTGAAATGtgcaatgagctgtatttttttaatcatgtttttgcTTATCATATTTTTATCAGGAACTATATCATCCTTAAATTTCACCCTGAAGTCAATTGAAGTgcatgtggtttttttttttactcataatTGCACTTGGTAAGGAAAATAGTGAATGGCACAACAGACCCTCTGAATAACTAGACACCAGTTTGCTAATTAGTACATGTTTATCAGTGTTGCCTGAACTTCCATTGTTTGTAAGGCCCTTGCAGGTTACCATATTATAGTCCGAATGACCACAATACACTTTTCAACCTCTTCAACATTCAAATAAAGCTCCAAGGACACTTGGGGTAGAAAAAGAGTGAGCCTACACAATatggaaagacagacacaggcattTTACATATAAAACTCTTGTTTCATACAGTGAAATTACAGCATTAATCTCATAATTTAACAGGCACAGGTCAATCTGAGCAAGACAAAAAACATTGAATTATCATTGTACCCTAGACTACGACATCACAATCTCCCAGGCAACTGATCGGTTATGGTTAAACTTGGGTGACAGGTCCAGTAACTGTTAAAAGACTCATGTGATGACAGAATATTAGATCTTCTGTCTTGATTAGCATTCATTTATCAATCCCAATTtgattatcatttattattatattatcttTTCATTGTACACATCATATCATTGCCTTTATGTATATTAACATAACTGTGGTGCACACAAATGAAATGACCTCAAGTGATTAGGATGGTTAATATCTTCTTATGATTGTTTTAAGTTAATTATCAGAACACAGTAACACAATTACCAGACTCTGCAGTCTACTAAAATACAAGCACTTACAACTCTGACCAGAATATCTAATGCACCTTGCCCACTGGGCTGTTACAAACGATTAAATATACCCATTCAAGAGCCTCTCAATGATATAGAACTGGTCAGTGTTGTTTTAACAGCTAGAATTACTGTTGTGAGACGAAACAAACAGGAAACATGTTATTGGTGGTTTATAATCCGTTATGCCAGGTGGATAGCCTTTAACTAAGGCTTCCCATATACAACACAGTTTAGACCAGTCACAAAACAGGCCGAACGGCTTTCAGAGCAAAACTCAAGAAATTGGCAATGAAGGAGTTTGAAAAAAACTTTGATGCCACCCCCCCCCTCATTTGACTTGAATAATACAGTCTTTTCTATGGGCAAGAGAAAGTCTCTGAGATGAATATGTGTGCTCTACATATTTTCAGATATTACCAGATTTCAAAGTGTAAAGTATCACTGTAAAGCTTACAATTTGCACTCTCTGGTCACTCTCTTATCAAATAAATATGCCCCACGGCCTTTTTGCAGTCTGTTCACATGTGAATGGGTGGTCACATTTATGAGCCTGAAGCAAGACGACACACTGGATACCATTTCAAGGACATGAGCAAGATAAGTGATTATGCTCTGCATTCCCAAAATCAGTTACATGTACAAGTCTCCATATAACACTCCCAGAAGGTCCCATTGTAGAAAGAAAATGGTCTTTTGGATGCAAGATAGGAAATTGTGAAAGCACGGGCATAGCACCGAATTCTAGGACTTATGCACAAACAGATGACATGCCTCCCCCTGCTAAAATATCATTCAAGACTACTCATAGAGCCTTTTTATTAATGTTTGGGGCTCTGGGGCTCAGCTCCTCTTTTTAACCCACAAGGACACCCATGCACAAGAGCAGAAACAGTCTGGGGGTGAAGCCACAGGCAACAAGGTTTTCTTTAACCTGGCTCTCGCCATAATCTGTGCGTTCCCGCACAGCTCCTTATGCTTGACAGGGTGAAACCGCATTCATCTGGTGAAAGTCAGGCTTAGGCTTGCATTATTTTCTCcctctttaaaaacaaaaaacccacatACATTAGTGTTCCACATACATTAGGAGTCCATGGACGGCCCGCCGAAGTGAGGCCAGGGGTAGGATGCATGAGCGTTGGGCATTAGCGAGTGCGGGGCCTGGGAGTGCATGCCTGCGTTGACGGCCTGCGGAGCCGGGGAATGGGTGAGCCTGTGCTTCTTCAGCTGACCCAGCTCCCTGAAGGCGCAGCCGCACTGAGCGCAGCGGTACGGCCTCTCTCCGGTGTGGATGCGCTGGTGCTTGTGCAGGCTGTCGAGGTGGCGGAATCGCTTGTCGCAGTAGCGGCACGGGTACGGTCTCTCCCCCGTGTGAATGCGCTGGTGGGTCTTCAGGCAGTAGAAGCGCCTGAAGCCGCGGCCGCACACGTTGCAGCGGTAGATCTTGTCCGAGCCGTCTCTGGAGGCCTGCACGGTGCTGTGAAGGGGGATGCTCGCCTCGGACACCCCCGGCCCCAGCGAAGAGCCTTGCACCTGGGGCAGAGTCagtgaggaggagggtggggacaTGGGCAAAGCTTCTGCTGTGTCTGCGTTTGGGTTGGCTCTGGAGGCGTCTGCATGCCGACGTTCATGCTCGTCTTCAACCTTTATCATACCGTCTCTTACCTCCTCGTGGTCCTCGAGGACCTGAATGAGACCCAGTTCGTTCACGTTGCCAGCTGCGCCACCCACCTCAAACTCAAACTTGCTGAGGTCTGATGACGGATCTTCCGTCTGCACTGGTGCTTCTTGCTCAGCAGGAATCCTGCCGCCATCTTCTGTGGGCAGCATGTTGCCTCTGTACTCTATGGGATATGTtttaaataacaataaaaaaacacatttcagctGTGTCCACATTATCAATTGATACTTGATTtatttattaggcctattgtaTGTTTACACTGTACATCAGAATAGCGTTGACTAACCTTTATTAGTGACACCATCGTCGGAAATGAAGAACTGTCCGTCTCCTACCTCCTCGTGTCCAGTTACCATCTGACTTGGCTCGCTCTGCGGCTGCTGAGTGTTCTGACTGTGGGTCGAAAGCGACTGCTGGTTCAGCGCTACTGATGGTCTCATTCTGCGGCGATTGGTGCTCCTGGGCCATTCAGATTGCGGCGTAGGTAAGCAGAGACCAACGCTGGGAAGTGATCTGGAGAAACCAGTCCTTCCTGACGCGTTTCTAAAAGACCTTACCGAGCGTGGATGATCTCTAGTTGTCAGTTGATTCCCTCCAACGCTGTTGGCTGAGTATAAGTAGAGGTTTTCCTCGGTCTGTGCCTGTGGTCGCACTACTGTCGATCGAGGTTGTTGGTTCTGGTTGTTGAGAAGCAGACACTGTTTGATATTCTTTTCGGCTGCCGTCATATAGTACCGAACAGCTTTTAATTCACTCTCGGATGTCTCTAATCTTTCTCTCAAACTTTGGTTCTCTCGGTGCGACTCGGCGGCGGCGGAGCGCGCGGCAGATATTTTCACCCCCACAACCCTTGCTGTCTCTTTCAAAACGGAGTCCACTGCAGACCTCACTGCTTGCTCAATTGTAGAGGCCAGTTCATATTTTAGAAAAGATACACTGACATCCATATTTGATGCCATGTTTTGCGTGTCCCTCCAGAGGAAATAACAGTTGAGTCAGCTGAGCACCCAGGGGCTCTCTCTCCGATGTTTTTGTGAACGTCGCTGTTTTTGCTTACATTGCGTCGCAGGGATTTGACGTCACAGCGAGGGATGTGGTAGCTGTAGTTGATTGTAAGCCTAGGCTACTATGATTGTCGACTTTGTATTTTAAATCTCTGAATTATATAGCTAATCATTTAAAATTGGTGGACTTTGAGTAGGCAGTATTATTCCAAAAATCTTGCAGTGATAGGGAAGGTGGACCTACCTACCTCACTGCTCAGATCAATGATCAGATTTTTGTTTCTAAACGTCAAcccattgtaggcctacaatataaaCAAAACTTTCCAATTCATATGTGATCTGATTATGTTATTCAttttaaagaagaagaagaagaagaagaagaagaagaagaagaagaagaagaagaagaagaagaagaagaagaagaagaagaagaagaaaatcaaCACAGACTGTGACATTTGACGTCACCGGAAGTTGTAGCTCCATCTGTCTCACGGCTATTTCTCTCCGGTCGATGATGGTGTCTGCCACACTCATGCAGACAGTGAATAGACACGAAACGATAACCAaatcaaatacagtatgtgtttaagAAATAGCTAACTAAAAAGGAGTGGGTTTTATTTACAGTGGGAACACCGACAGTCAACGTCTTATGGCGGGGCTGTCATACTTAGTGCTCCGATTTTCAGGGTCTGCTGGTCGGACTTATGGAGTGTTTTCAAAAGGACTGACACGGACTTTGTTAATCTTTTTT encodes:
- the LOC134435122 gene encoding zinc finger protein 408; protein product: MASNMDVSVSFLKYELASTIEQAVRSAVDSVLKETARVVGVKISAARSAAAESHRENQSLRERLETSESELKAVRYYMTAAEKNIKQCLLLNNQNQQPRSTVVRPQAQTEENLYLYSANSVGGNQLTTRDHPRSVRSFRNASGRTGFSRSLPSVGLCLPTPQSEWPRSTNRRRMRPSVALNQQSLSTHSQNTQQPQSEPSQMVTGHEEVGDGQFFISDDGVTNKEYRGNMLPTEDGGRIPAEQEAPVQTEDPSSDLSKFEFEVGGAAGNVNELGLIQVLEDHEEVRDGMIKVEDEHERRHADASRANPNADTAEALPMSPPSSSLTLPQVQGSSLGPGVSEASIPLHSTVQASRDGSDKIYRCNVCGRGFRRFYCLKTHQRIHTGERPYPCRYCDKRFRHLDSLHKHQRIHTGERPYRCAQCGCAFRELGQLKKHRLTHSPAPQAVNAGMHSQAPHSLMPNAHASYPWPHFGGPSMDS